One part of the Ochotona princeps isolate mOchPri1 chromosome 18, mOchPri1.hap1, whole genome shotgun sequence genome encodes these proteins:
- the DSEL gene encoding dermatan-sulfate epimerase-like protein yields MALMFIGHFLFLALVMFGFCTLEESVSNYSEWAVFTDNVDQFKTQKVEDIKPNEKLKKSILHPSLYFDAGEVQSLRQKSHTSHLHLFRAIRNAVTVMLSNPTYYLPPRKHADFAAKWNEIYGNNLPPLALYCLLCPEDKVAFEFVLEYMDRMVAYKDWLVENAPGDEVPIGHSLTGFATAFDFLYNLLDNHRRRKYLEKIWVITEEMYEYSKIRSWGKQLLHNHQATNMIALLTGALVTGVDKDSKANIWKQVVVDVMEKTMFLLNHVVDGSLDEGVAYGSYTAKSVTQYVFLAQRHFNINNLDNNWLKMHFWFYYATLLPGFQRTVGIADSNYNWFYGPESQLVFLDKFILKNGAGNWLAQQIRKHRPKDGPMVPSTAQRWSTLHTEYIWYDPQLTPQPPAEYGTAKMHTFPNWGVVTYGAGLPNTQANTFVSFKSGKLGGRAVYDIVHFQPYSWIDGWRSFNPGHEHPDQNSFTFAPNGQVFVSEALYGPKLSHLNNVLVFAPSPSSQCNKPWEGQLGECAQWLKWTGEEVGDAAGEIITASQHGEMIFVSGEAVSAYSSAMRLKSVYRALLLLNSQTLLVVDHIEREKDSPINSVSAFFHNLDIDFKYIPYKFMNSYNGAMMDVWDAHYKMFWFDHHGSSPVASIQEAEQAAEFKKRWTQFVNVTFQMESTVTRIAYIFYGPYVNVSGCRFIDNSNSGLQISLNVNNTEHIVSIVTEYHNLKARFNYLGFGGFANVADEGQITRFGLGTQAIVKPVRHERVIFSFGFKFNIAVGFILCISLIILTLQWRFYLSFRKLMRWILIFVIALWFIELLDVWSTCTQPICAKWTRTEAEASKKALSTQGYHVDLPDVVITSLPGSGAEILKQIFFNSSEFLYIRVPTAYIDIPETEFEIDSFVDACEWKVSDIRSGHFRLLRGWLQSLVQDTKLHLQNIHLHEPSRGKLAQYFAMNKDKKRKSKRKESLPEQRSRMKGAFDRDAEYIRALRRHLMYYPSARPVISLSSGSWTLKLHFFQEVLGASMRALYVVRDPRAWIYSMLYSSKPSLYSLKNVPEHLAKLFKVDGDKGKCSLNSGYAFEYEPLRKELSKSKSNAVSLLSHLWLANTAAALRINTELLPTRYQLVKFEDIVHFPQKTTERIFAFLGIPLSPASLNQILFATSTNLFYLPYEGEISPTNTNIWKQNLPRDEIKLIESICWTLMDRLGYPKFME; encoded by the coding sequence ATGGCGTTAATGTTTATAGGACATTTCCTATTTTTAGCTTTAGTGATGTTTGGTTTCTGTACACTTGAGGAGTCTGTGAGCAATTATTCTGAATGGGCAGTTTTCACAGATAATGTAGATCAGTTTAAGACACAGAAAGTGGAAGATATCAAGCCCAACGAAAAGCTGAAGAAAAGTATCCTTCATCCGAGTTTATATTTTGATGCTGGAGAAGTCCAATCATTGAGACAAAAGTCTCACACAAGCCATTTGCATCTTTTCAGAGCTATCAGAAATGCAGTGACTGTTATGCTGTCCAACCCAACGTACTACCTACCTCCACGCAAGCATGCTGATTTTGCTGCCAAGTGGAATGAAATTTATGGTAATAATCTGCCTCCTTTAGCATTGTACTGTTTGTTATGCCCAGAAGACAAAGTTGCCTTTGAATTTGTGTTGGAATATATGGACAGGATGGTGGCTTACAAAGACTGGCTAGTTGAGAATGCACCAGGGGATGAGGTTCCAATCGGTCATTCCTTAACAGGTTTTGCCACTGCCTTTGACTTTTTATATAACTTATTAGATAATCATCGAAGACGAAAGTATCTGGAAAAAATATGGGTTATTACTGAGGAAATGTATGAGTATTCTAAGATCCGCTCATGGGGCAAACAACTTCTCCATAACCATCAAGCTACTAATATGATAGCATTACTGACAGGAGCCTTGGTGACTGGAGTAGATAAAGATTCTAAAGCAAACATATGGAAGCAAGTTGTGGTAGATGTGATGGAAAAGACGATGTTTCTATTGAATCATGTTGTTGATGGTTCTTTGGATGAGGGTGTGGCCTATGGAAGCTATACTGCTAAATCGGTCACACAATATGTTTTTCTGGCTCAGCGCCATTTTAATATCAATAACTTGGATAATAACTGGTTGAAAATGCACTTTTGGTTTTATTATGCCACTCTTTTACCAGGCTTCCAAAGAACTGTGGGTATAGCAGATTCCAATTATAATTGGTTTTATGGTCCAGAGAGCCAGCTCGTTTTCTTGGATAAGTTCATTTTAAAGAACGGAGCTGGAAATTGGTTAGCTCAGCAAATTAGGAAGCACCGACCGAAAGATGGACCAATGGTTCCTTCCACTGCCCAAAGATGGAGTACTCTTCATACTGAATACATCTGGTATGATCCTCAACTTACCCCACAACCACCTGCAGAATATGGTACTGCAAAAATGCATACATTCCCTAATTGGGGTGTTGTCACCTATGGAGCTGGGTTACCAAACACCCAAGCTAATACCTTTGTGTCTTTTAAATCTGGGAAGCTAGGGGGTCGAGCTGTGTATGACATAGTTCACTTTCAGCCTTATTCCTGGATTGATGGGTGGAGAAGCTTTAACCCAGGACATGAGCATCCAGATCAGAACTCATTTACTTTTGCTCCCAATGGTCAGGTGtttgtttctgaagctctctATGGACCCAAGTTGAGCCACCTTAACAACGTATTGGTGTTTGCACCATCACCTTCAAGTCAGTGTAATAAGCCCTGGGAAGGTCAACTGGGAGAATGtgcacaatggctcaagtggACTGGTGAGGAGGTTGGTGATGCAGCTGGGGAAATCATTACTGCCTCTCAACATGGGGAAATGATATTTGTGAGTGGGGAAGCGGTGTCTGCTTATTCTTCAGCAATGAGACTGAAAAGTGTTTACCGTGCTTTACTTCTCTTAAATTCTCAAACTCTTCTAGTTGTCGAtcacattgagagagaaaaggattccCCAATAAATTCTGTCAGTGCCTTCTTTCATAATTTAGATATTGACTTTAAATACATCCCATATAAGTTTATGAATAGTTACAACGGTGCCATGATGGATGTATGGGATGCACACTACAAAATGTTTTGGTTTGATCATCATGGCAGTAGCCCTGTGGCTAGTAtacaggaagcagagcaagctGCTGAATTTAAGAAACGGTGGACTCAGTTTGTAAATGTTACTTTTCAAATGGAATCTACAGTCACAAGAATTGCTTATATATTTTATGGGCCGTACGTCAACGTCTCAGGCTGCAGATTTATTGATAACTCCAATTCTGGACTTCAGATTTCTCTCAATGTCAATAATACTGAACATATTGTTTCCATTGTGACTGAATACCATAACCTAAAGGCCAGGTTCAATTACTTGGGATTTGGTGGCTTTGCCAATGTGGCTGATGAAGGCCAAATAACCCGATTTGGTCTGGGCACGCAAGCAATAGTAAAGCCTGTAAGACATGAGAGAGTTATTTTCTCCTTTGGATTTAAATTTAATATAGCAGTTGGATTTATTTTGTGCATTAGTTTGATAATTTTAACTTTACAATGGCGGTTTTACCTTTCTTTTAGAAAGCTAATGCGATGGATATTAATATTTGTTATTGCCTTGTGGTTTATTGAGCTTCTGGATGTGTGGAGCACTTGCACTCAACCAATCTGTGCAAAATGGACAAGAACAGAAGCTGAGGCAAGCAAGAAGGCTTTGTCTACTCAAGGATACCACGTGGATCTTCCTGATGTTGTTATTACCTCACTTCCTGGCTCAGGAGCTGAAATtctcaaacagatttttttcaacaGTAGTGAATTTCTTTATATCAGGGTTCCTACAGCCTACATTGATATCCCTGAAACTGAATTTGAAATTGATTCATTTGTCGATGCCTGTGAATGGAAGGTGTCTGATATCCGCAGTGGACATTTTCGATTACTCCGAGGTTGGTTGCAATCTTTAGTCCAGGACACAAAACTACATTTGCAAAACATTCATCTACATGAACCCAGTAGGGGTAAGCTAGCACAATATTTTGCAATGaataaagacaagaaaagaaaatccaaaaggaAAGAGTCTTTGCCAGAACAAAGAAGTAGAATGAAAGGCGCCTTTGACAGAGATGCTGAATATATTAGGGCTTTGAGGAGACACCTGATGTATTACCCAAGTGCACGTCCTGTTATCAGTTTAAGCAGTGGGAGCTGGACtttgaaacttcatttttttcaagaagttttAGGTGCTTCAATGAGGGCATTGTATGTGGTAAGAGACCCTCGGGCCTGGATTTATTCAATGTTGTACAGTAGTAAACCTAGTTTGTACTCTTTAAAGAATGTTCCAGAGCACTTGGCAAAATTGTTTAAAGTAGATGGGGATAAAGGGAAATGTAGCTTAAACTCAGGCTATGCTTTTGAGTATGAACCATTGAGGAAAGAACTCTCTAAGTCGAAGTCAAATGCAGTTTCCCTGTTGTCTCATTTGTGGCTAGCAAACACTGCAGCAGCCTTGAGAATAAACACAGAATTGCTGCCTACCCGCTACCAACTGGTGAAGTTTGAAGATATTGTGCATTTTCCTCAGAAAACCACTGAAAGGATTTTTGCCTTCCTTGGGATTCCTTTGTCTCCTGCTAGTTTAAACCAAATATTGTTTGCCACCTCCACAAACCTTTTTTACCTCCCCTATGAAGGAGAAATATCACCAACTAATACTAACATTTGGAAACAAAACTTGCCTAGAGATGAAATTAAACTAATTGAAAGCATCTGCTGGACACTGATGGATCGTCTAGGATATCCAAAGTTCATGGAATGA